Proteins from a single region of Hordeum vulgare subsp. vulgare chromosome 6H, MorexV3_pseudomolecules_assembly, whole genome shotgun sequence:
- the LOC123401803 gene encoding serine/threonine-protein phosphatase PP2A-3 catalytic subunit, whose protein sequence is MPPHGDLDRQIAHLRECKHLPEAEVKGLCEQAKAILMEEWNVQPVRCPVTVCGDIHGQFYDLIELFRIGGESPDTNYLFMGDYVDRGYYSVETVSLLVALKVRYRDRITILRGNHESRQITQVYGFYDECLRKYGNANVWKYFTDLFDYLPLTALIENQVFCLHGGLSPSLDTLDNIRALDRIQEVPHEGPMCDLLWSDPDDRCGWGISPRGAGYTFGQDIAQQFNHTNGLSLISRAHQLVMEGFNWCQDQNVVTVFSAPNYCYRCGNMAAILEIGENMDRNFLQFDPAPRQIEPDTTRKTPDYFL, encoded by the exons ATGCCGCCGCACGGGGATCTGGACCGGCAGATCGCGCACCTGCGGGAGTGCAAGCACCTCCCGGAGGCGGAGGTCAAGGGACTCTGCGAGCAGGCCAAGGCCATCCTCATGGAGGAGTGGAACGTGCAGCCCGTCCGCTGCCCCGTCACCGTCTGCGGCGACATCCACGGCCAGTTCTACGACCTCATCGAGCTCTTCCGCATCGGCGGCGAGTCGCCCGACACCAACTATCTCTTCATGGGCGACTACGTCG ATCGTGGCTACTATTCGGTGGAGACTGTTTCGCTGTTAGTGGCTTTGAAAGTTCGCTACAGAGACAGAATTACGATATTGAGAGGAAATCATGAGAGCAGACAAATCACGCAAGT ATATGGCTTCTATGATGAGTGCTTGCGAAAATATGGGAATGCAAATGTATGGAAGTACTTTACAGACTTGTTTGATTATTTGCCTCTCACGGCTCTTATAGAAAACCAG GTGTTCTGCCTTCATGGTGGTCTCTCTCCATCATTGGATACATTAGACAACATTCGTGCTCTTGATCGCATACAAGAG GTTCCTCATGAAGGGCCCATGTGCGATCTTTTGTGGTCTGATCCAGACGATCGATGTGGATGGGGGATTTCACCAAGAGGAGCAGGTTATACGTTTGGGCAAGATATTGCACAACAGTTCAATCATACAAATGGTCTCTCTCTCATATCAAGGGCCCATCAACTTGTAATGGAAGGATTCAATTGGTGCCAG GATCAGAATGTTGTAACAGTCTTCAGTGCGCCAAACTACTGTTACCGGTGTGGTAACATGGCTGCGATTCTCGAGATTGGGGAAAACATGGATCGTAACTTCCTCCAGTTTGATCCAGCGCCTCGGCAAATCGAGCCTGACACAACACGCAAGACCCCCGACTACTTTTTGTAA